A genomic stretch from Lathyrus oleraceus cultivar Zhongwan6 chromosome 2, CAAS_Psat_ZW6_1.0, whole genome shotgun sequence includes:
- the LOC127118108 gene encoding PRA1 family protein B3, translated as MSSPPTLPVSTSQSNINSNNVSSQSQPPIATPAFRAFISRISSTLRQAFSQRRPWYELVDRSSISRPETLAEAYSRIRKNFTYFRVNYLTLIVFALAISLITHPFSLLVLLGLLASWSFLYLFRPSDQPLVLLGRTFADRETLGILVVLTIFVVFLTSVGSLLISALMVGLSIVCAHGAFRVPEDLFLDDQEVNSSGFLSFLGGAASAAAPVVGRV; from the coding sequence ATGTCATCTCCACCGACACTCCCCGTTTCCACTTCTCAATCTAACATAAACAGCAACAACGTCTCCTCCCAATCTCAGCCTCCCATCGCAACACCAGCCTTCCGCGCCTTCATCTCCCGCATCTCCTCCACCCTCCGTCAAGCCTTCTCCCAGCGCCGTCCCTGGTACGAACTCGTCGACCGTTCCTCAATTTCACGACCAGAAACCCTAGCCGAAGCGTATTCACGGATCCGCAAGAATTTCACATACTTCCGTGTTAATTACCTAACACTAATCGTCTTCGCGCTCGCGATTTCGCTAATTACTCATCCGTTTTCGTTGCTGGTTCTTCTCGGACTCCTCGCGTCGTGGTCGTTTCTCTACCTGTTCCGTCCTTCAGATCAACCGCTCGTTCTCCTCGGCCGTACATTCGCCGATCGTGAAACCCTAGGGATTCTTGTTGTGCTCACTATTTTCGTCGTTTTTCTCACTAGCGTTGGATCGTTGTTGATCTCTGCGCTTATGGTTGGATTGTCGATCGTGTGCGCGCACGGTGCGTTTCGTGTTCCCGAAGATCTGTTTCTTGATGATCAAGAGGTGAATAGTTCGGGATTCCTATCATTCCTAGGCGGTGCTGCCTCTGCCGCTGCTCCGGTTGTTGGACGCGTGTAA